Proteins encoded by one window of Nyctibius grandis isolate bNycGra1 chromosome 15, bNycGra1.pri, whole genome shotgun sequence:
- the GALK1 gene encoding galactokinase: MADAVAEPGLAPLLAAARRAHIEAFGGAAVLAAWAPGRVNLIGEHTDYNGGFVLPMALQLGTVLVGSPTQDGTISILTTSAEADEPHRVQFPAPCPGSPLSPGQPRWANYVKGVIQHYRGGPVPGFTAVVASDIPLGGGLSSSASLEVATYTFLQQLCPDDGDVVAKALACQKAEHTFASMPCGIMDQFISVMGKEGHALLIDCRSLETVLIPLSDASLAILITNSNVRHVLTGSEYPTRRRQCEEAAAALGKASLRDATMAELEVARSQLGEEVYRRARHVVGEIARTAQAAQVLRDRDYRMFGRLMVESHNSLRDDYEVSCPELDELVVAALEVDGVYGSRMTGGGFGGCTVTLLEAGAAERAQHHIQEKYSGTATFYLSKPSTGAKVLPL, from the exons aTGGCGGATGCGGTGGCGGAGCCCGGGTTGGCCCCGCTCCTGGCGGCCGCCCGCCGGGCGCACATAGAGGCTTTCGGGGGGGCGGCGGTTCTGGCGGCGTGGGCCCCCGGCCGGGTTAACCTCATTGGCGAACACACCGACTACAACGGCGGCTTCGTGCTGCCCATG gccctgcagctggggacgGTGCTGGTGGGATCCCCCACGCAGGATGGGACCATCTCCATCCTCACCACCTCGGCGGAGGCGGACGAGCCCCACAGGGTGCAGTTCCCGGCTCCCTGCCCAGGCAGCCCTCTGAGCCCGGGGCAGCCTCGCTGGGCCAACTACGTCAAGGGCGTCATCCAGCACTACCGGG GTGGTCCCGTGCCGGGCTTCACGGCCGTCGTAGCCAGTGACATCCCCCTGGGCGGGGGCCTCTCCAGCTCGGCTTCTCTGGAGGTGGCTACTTACAccttcctccagcagctctgccctg ATGATGGTGATGTGGTAGCCAAGGCACTGGCATGCCAGAAAGCAGAGCACACGTTTGCCAGCATGCCCTGCGGGATCATGGACCAGTTCATATCCGTGATGGGCAAGGAAGGCCATGCGCTGCTCATTGACTGCAG GTCCCTGGAGACCGTCCTCATCCCGCTGAGCGATGCCAGCTTGGCCATCCTCATCACCAACTCCAATGTGCGGCACGTGCTGACGGGCAGCGAGTATCCCACACGCCGGCGGCAGTgtgaggaggcggcggcggcgctcgGCAAGGCCAGCCTGCGAGATGCCACCATGGCTGAGCTGGAAG TGGCCAGGAGCCAGCTGGGCGAGGAGGTGTACCGGCGGGCCAGGCACGTCGTTGGTGAGATAGCACGGACAGCCCAGGCAGCGCAAGTGCTGCGGGACAGGGACTACAGGATGTTTGGGAGGCTGATGGTGGAGAGTCACAACTCCCTCAG GGATGACTATGAAGTGAGCTGCCCGGAGCTGGATGAGCTAGTAGTGGCAGCCTTGGAGGTCGATGGGGTTTATGGCAGCAGGATGACTGGGGGAGGCTTCGGAGGCTGCACGGTGACGCTGCTGGAagctggggctgcagagagAGCCCAGCACCACATCCAG GAGAAGTACAGCGGCACAGCCACCTTCTACCTCAGCAAACCCTCCACAGGGGCAAAGGTGCTGCCCCTGTAG